In a genomic window of Helianthus annuus cultivar XRQ/B chromosome 10, HanXRQr2.0-SUNRISE, whole genome shotgun sequence:
- the LOC110883004 gene encoding uncharacterized protein LOC110883004, protein MDVNNDDHQELESLETLSLTDFPLTRDENSCGKDHDPDHNHRPPPSPSQDLFEFCSGESNRFYEQQHMMSDAEDMISGGKLVPTNSKHPQRARCESMRELKSTNDKGTASTQLFRNSYSFDSKKRTRNLKLNYEPTADNNRNSLSNKSSSSRWTDLVFAPLKVPAEMDLKDIRNRQLVQNTSKSLFPTVEGGESFAVNRVGHHRKTSWGVLGFLSCKRSGSVAVTMP, encoded by the coding sequence ATGGATGTCAACAATGATGATCATCAAGAACTAGAGTCACTCGAGACACTTTCCCTCACAGATTTCCCACTAACAAGAGATGAAAATTCATGTGGTAAAGATCATGATCCTGATCATAACCATAGACCTCCACCATCACCTAGCCAAGATTTATTTGAATTCTGTAGCGGCGAATCCAACCGGTTTTATGAACAACAACACATGATGTCTGATGCAGAAGACATGATTTCTGGTGGCAAGCTCGTACCCACCAACTCGAAACACCCTCAACGCGCGCGGTGTGAGTCTATGCGCGAGTTAAAGAGCACCAACGACAAGGGAACCGCGAGTACTCAACTCTTTAGAAACAGCTACTCTTTTGATTCCAAAAAGCGCACCCGAAACCTGAAGTTGAACTATGAACCAACCGCGGATAACAACCGCAATAGTTTGAGTAATAAATCGTCTTCTTCGAGGTGGACGGATCTTGTGTTTGCGCCCTTGAAGGTGCCTGCAGAGATGGATCTTAAGGACATCAGGAACAGGCAGCTTGTTCAAAACACTTCAAAATCATTGTTTCCTACAGTTGAAGGTGGTGAAAGTTTTGCGGTTAACCGAGTTGGTCATCACCGGAAGACTTCATGGGGAGTGCTTGGATTCCTTAGCTGTAAAAGGTCCGGCAGTGTTGCCGTGACGATGCCGTAA